The Thermoplasmata archaeon genome includes a window with the following:
- a CDS encoding ABC transporter ATP-binding protein, with protein MSDSIINVKEGDEFIVIDGIRKTYRKDEEEIVAIDRIDLKINKGELVSIVGPSGCGKTTILRMIAGLLEPTEGKITIAGKEVNEPGADRGMVFQDFALFPWRSVRRNVEFGMEVAKVPKEERRQRAEKYLELAGLGDFKNAKVHELSGGMKQRVGIARALVNHPDVILMDEPFGALDAQTRNIMQAQLVDILAKTEQTVIFITHSVDEALFLSDRVVILSKRPSVVKEIITVPWERPRDRTTPEFTALRKRILEELEKENVMYKK; from the coding sequence ATGAGCGACTCTATTATTAATGTGAAAGAAGGGGACGAATTCATCGTCATTGATGGCATACGTAAGACATACAGGAAAGACGAAGAAGAAATAGTAGCAATTGATCGCATAGACTTGAAGATCAATAAAGGAGAGCTCGTATCGATCGTAGGACCATCAGGATGCGGTAAAACTACGATCCTACGTATGATTGCAGGTTTGTTGGAACCTACAGAAGGCAAAATCACAATCGCTGGAAAGGAGGTCAACGAACCTGGAGCTGACAGAGGAATGGTCTTCCAGGACTTTGCACTCTTCCCTTGGCGCTCCGTAAGAAGGAATGTCGAATTCGGTATGGAAGTAGCCAAGGTCCCTAAGGAAGAACGTCGTCAGAGAGCGGAGAAATATCTCGAACTAGCAGGCCTTGGAGACTTCAAAAATGCAAAGGTCCATGAACTCTCAGGAGGAATGAAACAACGTGTAGGGATAGCACGTGCTCTTGTTAACCACCCTGATGTCATCCTTATGGACGAACCGTTCGGTGCTCTAGACGCTCAAACAAGAAACATCATGCAGGCTCAATTAGTTGATATTCTGGCCAAGACAGAGCAGACTGTGATATTCATCACACACTCAGTGGATGAGGCTCTCTTCTTGTCAGATCGTGTTGTAATTCTTTCTAAGCGCCCTTCCGTGGTTAAAGAGATAATCACCGTTCCATGGGAAAGACCTCGTGATCGTACAACACCCGAATTTACGGCTTTGAGAAAGAGAATACTTGAAGAATTAGAGAAAGAGAACGTGATGTACAAAAAATGA
- a CDS encoding aminoacyl-tRNA deacylase: MEKTNPMRHLDRLKIPYEAIYYDGQGLNGMEIAEANGQDPNRVFKSLMTVGKEKCYYCFLVPVTGELDLKKAAAAVGEKSVSMLKSDQLLPLMGYVHGGCSPLCTKRPVTITIDETAKDADYMYFSAGKVGCQLKVNVGDLPKMMKFQFANIRKCLD; this comes from the coding sequence ATGGAGAAGACCAACCCTATGAGGCATTTGGATAGGCTCAAGATCCCTTACGAGGCCATATACTACGACGGGCAGGGCCTTAATGGAATGGAGATCGCAGAGGCAAATGGCCAGGACCCCAACAGGGTATTCAAGTCTCTGATGACAGTAGGGAAGGAGAAGTGCTACTATTGTTTCCTTGTCCCTGTAACTGGCGAACTGGATCTGAAGAAGGCTGCTGCCGCAGTGGGTGAGAAGTCAGTTTCCATGCTCAAATCGGATCAGCTGCTGCCACTGATGGGCTATGTCCACGGCGGTTGTTCGCCTTTGTGTACCAAACGTCCAGTGACGATCACGATCGATGAGACTGCAAAGGATGCCGACTACATGTATTTCAGTGCAGGCAAGGTCGGGTGTCAGCTAAAAGTCAATGTTGGGGATCTCCCGAAGATGATGAAGTTCCAGTTTGCTAACATACGGAAATGTCTGGATTGA
- a CDS encoding phosphoglycerate mutase, whose protein sequence is MSNVLFVLLDGAEDHPNPLLGGKKPYEVADMPFLRSKACHRYTTTGRGYTHLFLNEFFTGHPPEMSRAAIEAMGVGLLDIKDPKRTAYRLSPAEIHNNMIHWSYHAEEFKEELISTVNKNLHILDEYDPQIRYFIGGRAILTMESDYVPELPGPPVDAPLVRIPGKLGEFLRAIWDDMGGITDYPWGCGKFGKQYDIIPGINNMKVVSNSPTALGVCASLGCAFQHVEQVEDRFPVAKEALEHGDVFLHIDEVDEYGHQKDPFKKKEILERTDRLMSEYFSDVDNIIYFVDHGTSCVTGEHILMNVPLWTTIDLGRKEDEILPLNNLVNMLLTNKR, encoded by the coding sequence ATGAGCAATGTGCTATTCGTGCTCCTCGACGGGGCTGAGGACCATCCCAATCCGCTATTGGGCGGAAAGAAGCCTTACGAGGTCGCGGATATGCCTTTCCTCAGATCCAAAGCCTGTCATAGATACACGACGACAGGACGCGGATACACACATCTGTTCCTTAACGAATTCTTCACAGGACATCCCCCGGAGATGTCCAGAGCTGCGATCGAGGCTATGGGCGTAGGACTCTTGGATATCAAAGATCCCAAGAGAACGGCATACAGGCTCAGCCCCGCAGAGATCCATAACAACATGATCCATTGGTCATATCATGCCGAAGAGTTCAAAGAAGAATTGATTTCGACAGTGAACAAGAACCTCCACATATTGGACGAATACGACCCTCAGATAAGGTACTTCATAGGCGGAAGGGCGATCCTGACTATGGAATCGGACTATGTCCCTGAACTGCCAGGACCTCCAGTCGATGCGCCTCTGGTTAGAATTCCTGGCAAGCTCGGAGAGTTCCTCAGGGCCATATGGGACGATATGGGAGGCATTACCGATTATCCCTGGGGATGCGGTAAGTTCGGAAAACAGTATGACATCATCCCGGGAATAAACAATATGAAAGTCGTATCGAACAGCCCTACCGCACTAGGCGTTTGCGCCTCATTGGGATGTGCCTTCCAGCATGTAGAACAGGTGGAGGACAGGTTCCCCGTGGCCAAAGAGGCCTTGGAGCATGGGGATGTATTCCTTCACATAGATGAGGTGGATGAATACGGCCATCAGAAGGATCCGTTCAAGAAGAAAGAGATTCTCGAAAGAACGGACAGGCTCATGTCCGAATACTTCTCGGATGTCGACAATATCATCTATTTCGTGGACCACGGAACTTCGTGTGTCACGGGAGAACATATCTTAATGAATGTACCGCTATGGACCACCATTGACCTGGGCAGAAAGGAAGATGAGATCCTTCCGCTCAATAATCTGGTCAACATGCTGCTGACCAACAAAAGGTGA
- a CDS encoding TIGR00303 family protein, protein MTEFDIPPSLGLYGDEKIAKDILSRIWGKRGVFTCTVASTMTSSIPGVSDAGDTPELTLYTGAADAELLVNGKTTCIKGVPINPGGIPTPATLTKAALDLSGMQFFIVDGGCYVEPDIPRFYLGGKCGQKITTAHAVENVRTIYEKGYRLGEQLARDNAFVIISESCAGGTTTALAVMTAMGVLKENLVSSSSPKNPKELKSKLVKEALETAGISPGDYADKPLKAIECFGDPMMPANVGILCGAAKHVPVIVGGGTQLAAVMATAVKLHPEIVGNFMQGTTRWLMNDPNSNMKKIMDCISDRIPILYVNVDYTDSPYEGLQAYEWGYIKEGTGCGGSSVGAIITSAGKITADDLRDKVHEIYKGIIEFD, encoded by the coding sequence ATGACAGAATTCGATATACCGCCATCCCTGGGATTGTACGGGGATGAGAAAATCGCAAAAGACATCCTTTCCCGCATCTGGGGAAAGAGAGGAGTATTCACCTGCACGGTGGCCAGTACCATGACGTCCAGCATTCCGGGGGTCTCGGATGCCGGAGACACTCCCGAACTCACCCTATACACTGGTGCTGCAGATGCTGAACTGCTGGTCAACGGAAAGACGACCTGTATCAAGGGCGTCCCGATCAACCCTGGAGGAATCCCGACTCCCGCAACCCTTACCAAGGCGGCACTCGACCTCTCAGGGATGCAATTCTTCATCGTAGACGGAGGATGCTATGTCGAACCGGACATACCACGCTTCTACCTCGGAGGAAAATGCGGCCAGAAGATCACCACAGCCCACGCAGTCGAGAATGTAAGGACCATCTATGAGAAGGGATACAGACTCGGAGAGCAACTGGCCAGGGACAATGCTTTCGTAATTATCAGCGAGAGCTGCGCAGGAGGCACGACCACCGCTCTGGCAGTGATGACTGCCATGGGAGTGCTGAAGGAGAACCTGGTAAGCAGCAGTTCTCCGAAGAACCCCAAGGAGCTCAAGAGCAAACTCGTAAAGGAGGCTCTGGAGACAGCTGGAATCTCTCCCGGAGATTATGCCGACAAACCATTGAAAGCAATAGAATGCTTCGGTGACCCGATGATGCCCGCCAACGTCGGAATCCTCTGCGGTGCAGCCAAGCATGTGCCTGTCATCGTAGGAGGAGGAACTCAGCTTGCGGCAGTCATGGCAACGGCGGTGAAACTGCACCCTGAGATCGTCGGAAACTTCATGCAGGGAACCACCAGATGGCTGATGAACGATCCCAACTCCAACATGAAGAAGATAATGGACTGCATCTCGGACAGGATCCCGATCCTTTACGTCAATGTGGATTACACTGACAGCCCCTACGAAGGGCTCCAAGCCTATGAGTGGGGATATATCAAAGAAGGAACAGGATGCGGAGGATCCTCCGTGGGCGCAATCATAACAAGTGCTGGAAAGATCACTGCTGACGATCTGAGGGACAAGGTCCATGAGATCTACAAAGGAATAATAGAATTCGACTGA
- a CDS encoding GTP--adenosylcobinamide-phosphate guanylyltransferase produces MEALVHAGGKGTRMGKCGIEKPMMKVGDKCTVERVIDALKGAKKVDRILVSVSDNTLETEKYLKSIGIETVRTSGDDFMGDLHQALECLSGDYVLTTPSDLPLITSEIFDSIIDYFNPGIMDSLLAVIDEEVVRSIGIIPSYTREERGNKWVLSGVSVIDRKKTLAGEYLTETLYETNWPELSVNVNTQLELDLARSFHKE; encoded by the coding sequence ATGGAGGCTCTTGTCCATGCTGGCGGAAAGGGCACGCGTATGGGCAAGTGCGGAATTGAGAAACCGATGATGAAGGTCGGCGACAAATGCACCGTTGAAAGGGTGATAGATGCTCTGAAAGGCGCAAAGAAAGTCGACAGGATATTGGTATCGGTAAGCGATAACACGCTGGAGACGGAGAAGTATCTCAAGAGCATCGGGATCGAGACTGTTAGGACCTCAGGCGATGATTTCATGGGAGATCTGCATCAGGCGCTCGAATGCCTCAGCGGAGATTATGTCCTGACCACGCCATCAGACCTTCCGCTGATAACTTCAGAAATCTTCGATAGTATCATCGATTACTTCAACCCGGGGATCATGGATTCTCTGCTGGCGGTCATCGATGAGGAGGTCGTTCGCAGCATCGGAATCATACCCTCGTACACTCGCGAGGAACGTGGGAACAAGTGGGTGCTCTCAGGCGTATCCGTCATAGACAGAAAGAAAACGCTGGCTGGAGAGTATTTGACCGAGACTTTGTATGAGACCAACTGGCCCGAACTATCGGTCAACGTCAACACGCAGTTGGAATTGGATCTGGCCCGTTCCTTCCACAAGGAATGA
- the cobD gene encoding cobalamin biosynthesis protein CobD, producing the protein MELWLDALAIIVLAIMIDRFIGDVPNAIHPLRWMGNLLDAIDKRVKTRDKISTSVIGFLSYLLVFIIFGGIGILLIALIHGLVSDYDDVWGEAAWIIISAFIFKIQFAIFSFRKHCNPICEDLDAGRVEDAAAKVQMIVSRNTKGMDAEHIASSCCETVSENLVDSILSPTFYFGLLGILGSIMFRCSNLMDAMWGYLNDRYGRLGFFPAKFDDVLGWFTSRVSPFFVALAALFLRMDWRAAVPAAREEHTKTPSPNSGWPMTAVSAALGISMEKRNVYVMGKGPLPTTRDVQRCMRLVELTSILFMLLISFPLYAFLGIHVQLFFEDLILSVLPL; encoded by the coding sequence TTGGAATTATGGCTGGACGCGCTTGCTATAATCGTTCTGGCCATAATGATAGACCGCTTCATAGGGGATGTTCCCAACGCCATCCATCCCCTCAGATGGATGGGTAATCTGCTGGATGCGATCGATAAGAGGGTCAAGACCAGGGACAAGATATCCACATCCGTCATCGGTTTTCTCTCGTACCTGCTGGTTTTCATCATATTCGGTGGGATCGGGATCCTATTGATCGCACTCATTCATGGGCTGGTCTCAGACTATGATGATGTATGGGGAGAAGCCGCTTGGATTATCATTTCCGCATTCATCTTCAAGATTCAGTTCGCCATATTCTCATTCAGGAAGCACTGTAACCCAATCTGTGAGGATCTCGATGCTGGAAGGGTGGAGGATGCCGCCGCCAAGGTCCAGATGATCGTCAGTCGCAACACCAAAGGGATGGATGCGGAGCATATTGCATCATCCTGTTGTGAGACCGTATCAGAGAATCTTGTGGACAGCATACTGTCCCCCACATTCTATTTCGGACTTCTAGGTATCCTGGGTTCTATCATGTTCAGGTGTTCCAATCTGATGGATGCGATGTGGGGGTATCTCAATGACAGATATGGAAGGCTAGGATTCTTCCCTGCCAAATTCGATGATGTCCTCGGTTGGTTCACATCAAGGGTATCGCCATTCTTTGTAGCTCTGGCAGCCTTGTTCCTACGTATGGATTGGAGGGCGGCAGTACCTGCTGCAAGAGAAGAGCATACGAAGACTCCCAGCCCTAACAGCGGGTGGCCGATGACCGCCGTATCGGCAGCTTTGGGCATATCAATGGAGAAGAGGAACGTATACGTCATGGGGAAGGGACCGCTACCCACAACAAGGGACGTCCAGCGCTGCATGAGGCTGGTCGAATTGACATCTATATTGTTCATGCTCCTGATCAGTTTCCCGTTATACGCATTCTTGGGGATACATGTTCAACTGTTCTTTGAGGACCTCATCCTCTCCGTATTACCTTTATAA
- a CDS encoding histidinol-phosphate aminotransferase family protein, whose amino-acid sequence MKGRILPRKELAELPKTVHGGQAWRLEGVEDFSHNLNPFGPPENIGEIIASAVKDIGHYPDDSCAELKETVSKVFNIDVDCITVGAGSSDIIRNFPNTFFKPGDTVVLNRPSFAEYAQQCRIVGANILWNELKPEDDFRIDLDSLMYNVGDSSKALYICNPNNPTGRVEPRDKIMSIVRECEDRGIMVFLDETLLELVPGYADITLSGMVDKFSNLVVATSLTKSFAIPGIRIGFGLSNPDIISEMEKVRMTWNVGQIEQTVANVLLRDYLDYVDHAAAVMGEESEILNSSLNSIGFPAGPVSDSFFYFNDISSLEMDCAVFQKKMLSHGIMVRDCSSFGPQFSSYVRYSVKDRERNCRFLAAVDSVING is encoded by the coding sequence ATGAAGGGCCGTATCCTGCCAAGGAAGGAGCTAGCAGAGCTGCCTAAGACTGTCCACGGAGGACAGGCATGGAGATTGGAGGGTGTAGAGGACTTCAGCCACAACCTCAATCCTTTCGGACCGCCGGAGAACATAGGTGAGATAATAGCTTCAGCGGTCAAGGATATCGGTCATTACCCTGATGATTCTTGTGCAGAGTTGAAGGAGACCGTTTCCAAGGTCTTCAACATCGATGTCGACTGCATTACGGTAGGTGCGGGGTCATCGGACATCATAAGGAATTTCCCCAACACGTTCTTCAAGCCAGGAGACACAGTAGTTCTGAATAGACCAAGTTTCGCCGAATATGCGCAACAGTGCAGGATAGTCGGGGCGAACATACTTTGGAACGAACTGAAACCTGAGGATGATTTCAGGATCGATTTGGATTCTTTGATGTACAACGTAGGGGACAGCAGCAAAGCCCTTTACATATGCAATCCCAACAATCCCACCGGAAGGGTGGAGCCCAGGGACAAGATAATGAGCATAGTGAGGGAATGCGAGGATCGCGGGATCATGGTGTTCCTGGATGAAACATTGCTCGAACTGGTCCCCGGTTATGCTGACATCACACTGTCGGGAATGGTCGATAAATTCAGCAACCTGGTGGTCGCCACTTCCTTGACGAAATCATTCGCGATCCCTGGAATCAGAATCGGTTTCGGTCTGTCGAATCCGGATATAATATCGGAGATGGAGAAGGTGAGGATGACCTGGAATGTCGGCCAGATAGAGCAGACAGTCGCCAATGTCCTTCTCAGGGATTATCTCGATTACGTGGATCATGCTGCCGCAGTCATGGGTGAGGAATCAGAGATATTGAACTCTTCATTGAACAGCATCGGTTTCCCGGCAGGGCCGGTATCGGATTCGTTCTTCTATTTCAACGACATCAGCTCTCTGGAAATGGATTGTGCCGTTTTCCAGAAGAAGATGCTCTCCCACGGCATCATGGTGAGGGATTGTTCATCCTTCGGACCTCAATTCTCATCCTATGTGAGATATAGCGTAAAGGACAGGGAACGTAACTGCCGTTTCTTGGCGGCAGTCGATTCCGTAATAAATGGGTGA
- a CDS encoding tyrosine-protein phosphatase, with the protein MSKCTNFYSSEGIPRFMDRMPKLIIVAVITAVAIVGAIAISDVFKDKEPTLRAEVIEVQHGNTIVLDIGMDDLKGLGAEIGDDILVKTDDDANLFLLSPNAKYKAVPVYGGYITDESGKITLGYATCNHVTLDFKVGDVLTLSREGRNPNVDKLPNYLNGHSDDPDDYDDMVKFANIREVSGGDLLSDSIYRSASPWNVGNRSLITDEFYRELGIEYMICLNMDEDEVAEYAEKMPDAYASRLYREGKVSCQLCHAAVHSYPDEIGFLIDSLLEAEGKTGVFCSYGKDRTGFYCAVIEGLAGATYDEILKDFMTSFCNCYNIEEGSEEYEIISEYYPKRVFYLYDHTELIGHPEKVDWNKIEFEKFYPEEVFTKYLVDYVGIDADKVAKVKEKLTGGI; encoded by the coding sequence ATGTCTAAGTGCACCAACTTTTATTCTTCAGAAGGGATACCAAGATTTATGGACAGGATGCCGAAGCTCATCATCGTAGCCGTAATCACAGCGGTGGCCATCGTCGGGGCCATAGCGATCTCTGACGTTTTCAAAGATAAGGAACCTACGCTGCGTGCAGAGGTGATCGAGGTCCAACACGGAAACACCATCGTTCTGGATATCGGTATGGACGATCTGAAGGGTCTCGGGGCAGAGATAGGCGATGATATCCTGGTGAAGACCGATGACGATGCGAACCTGTTCCTTCTCTCCCCCAATGCGAAATACAAGGCAGTACCTGTTTATGGCGGGTACATCACCGATGAATCTGGAAAGATCACCTTAGGATACGCCACTTGCAACCACGTCACCCTGGATTTCAAGGTCGGCGACGTTCTCACCCTTTCTCGCGAGGGAAGGAATCCGAACGTTGACAAGTTACCGAACTATCTGAATGGGCATAGCGACGATCCCGATGATTATGATGATATGGTTAAGTTCGCCAATATACGTGAGGTCAGCGGAGGCGATCTGTTATCTGATTCGATATACCGTTCAGCATCGCCTTGGAACGTCGGCAATCGCAGCCTTATCACCGATGAATTCTACAGAGAGCTAGGGATCGAGTACATGATCTGTTTGAACATGGATGAAGATGAAGTGGCCGAATATGCGGAGAAGATGCCGGATGCATATGCGAGCAGATTGTACAGGGAAGGCAAGGTGTCGTGTCAGTTATGCCATGCGGCAGTCCATTCGTATCCTGACGAGATCGGATTCCTGATCGATTCCCTCCTCGAAGCAGAAGGGAAGACGGGGGTCTTCTGTTCATACGGCAAGGACCGTACTGGTTTCTACTGCGCTGTCATCGAAGGTCTCGCCGGAGCGACCTACGATGAGATCCTGAAAGATTTCATGACCTCTTTCTGCAACTGCTATAACATCGAGGAAGGCAGCGAGGAATACGAAATAATATCGGAGTATTATCCGAAACGTGTGTTCTATCTGTATGATCATACCGAACTGATAGGACATCCGGAGAAAGTGGATTGGAACAAAATAGAATTCGAGAAGTTCTATCCCGAAGAGGTATTCACCAAGTATCTTGTGGATTATGTCGGAATAGATGCCGACAAGGTCGCAAAGGTCAAGGAAAAGCTTACCGGCGGGATTTGA
- a CDS encoding aminotransferase class I/II-fold pyridoxal phosphate-dependent enzyme — MSSNNVPTGPNNAKNQRFETLQLHVGQEQPDPVTDSRAVPIYLTTSYVFHNSQHAADRFGLRDAGNIYGRLTNTTQDVLEKRIAALEGGSAALALASGAAAITYTILNLAAAGDNFVSSKTIYGGSFNLFQHTLPTYGIKTKFVEPDDYAAIDAAIDDKTKALFTETLGNPNSNVSDFEKLSEIAHKHGIPLVVDNTFATPYLIRPLEHGADIVVESATKFIGGHGTVLGGLIIEGGKFNWDNGKFPGLTEPDESYHGVSFYKALGPAAFVTRIRAVLLRDTGASISPVTAFVLLQGLETLSLRVDRHVENTLKVLDYLKNNKKVRSISHPSFPDQPTHEIYKRYFPNGAGSIFTFDIEGTEDDAKKFIDNLELFSLLANVADVKSLVIHPASTTHSQLNEAELKEQGISPSTIRLSIGTEHIDDILADLEQAFAKIRIEEPKQTKTENKGFLGRLFGKKE; from the coding sequence ATGTCAAGCAACAACGTTCCAACCGGTCCAAACAACGCAAAGAATCAGAGATTCGAGACCCTCCAGCTCCATGTAGGTCAGGAGCAGCCAGATCCAGTCACCGACTCGAGAGCCGTCCCGATCTACCTCACCACCTCGTATGTGTTCCATAACTCGCAGCACGCAGCCGACAGGTTCGGGCTGAGGGATGCAGGTAACATCTACGGCCGTCTCACGAACACCACCCAAGACGTGCTCGAAAAACGTATCGCAGCCCTGGAGGGAGGTTCGGCCGCTTTGGCCTTGGCTTCGGGTGCAGCCGCGATCACGTACACCATCCTCAACCTTGCAGCAGCAGGTGACAACTTCGTATCGTCAAAGACCATCTACGGAGGATCATTCAACCTCTTCCAGCACACCCTCCCCACATATGGAATCAAGACCAAATTCGTCGAGCCCGATGATTACGCTGCGATCGATGCAGCTATCGACGACAAGACGAAGGCGCTGTTCACCGAGACTCTGGGAAACCCCAACTCGAATGTATCCGATTTCGAGAAACTCTCCGAGATCGCACACAAACATGGCATCCCGTTGGTGGTTGACAACACATTCGCAACCCCCTATCTCATCAGGCCCCTTGAACACGGGGCAGACATAGTAGTGGAATCTGCGACCAAATTCATCGGCGGCCACGGAACCGTGCTCGGAGGTTTGATCATCGAGGGAGGAAAGTTCAATTGGGATAACGGAAAGTTCCCTGGATTGACCGAGCCTGATGAAAGCTACCACGGAGTGAGCTTCTACAAGGCACTCGGCCCAGCGGCATTCGTGACCAGGATCAGAGCTGTCCTCCTCCGTGATACCGGCGCATCCATCTCCCCTGTGACAGCATTCGTCCTGCTCCAGGGGTTGGAGACACTCTCGCTACGTGTGGACAGGCATGTGGAGAACACCCTCAAGGTCCTCGACTATCTGAAGAACAACAAGAAGGTAAGGAGCATAAGCCACCCTTCCTTCCCGGATCAGCCGACTCATGAGATCTACAAGAGATACTTCCCCAACGGTGCCGGATCCATATTCACATTTGATATAGAGGGAACTGAAGATGATGCCAAGAAGTTCATCGACAATCTGGAGCTGTTCTCACTGCTGGCGAATGTGGCGGATGTGAAATCCCTTGTGATCCATCCTGCATCGACCACGCACTCTCAGCTAAACGAGGCAGAACTCAAGGAACAGGGAATATCCCCCTCCACCATTAGGCTGTCCATAGGAACAGAGCATATCGACGACATCCTTGCAGATCTGGAGCAGGCATTCGCGAAGATCCGAATCGAAGAACCTAAACAGACAAAGACTGAGAATAAAGGATTCCTAGGAAGACTGTTTGGAAAGAAGGAGTGA
- a CDS encoding PLP-dependent transferase, whose protein sequence is MNTTIASGKYSLETTLIHGGNQIDERTGAVNVPIYQTSTFRQDGLGKNRGFEYSRTGNPTRKVLEDLIAELEGGVAGFAFASGMAAITTVLSLYKSGDRILISRNVYGGTFRVLDKVFKNFGINYTILESEDPDDLRKAITPDVKALLLESPANPLMSITDIRAFSAVAHELGVKVIVDNTFMTPYLQRPIELGADIVVHSGTKYLGGHSDLVAGLAVVNDQETAERLAFLQNATGGVLQPFDSFLLIRGIKTLSVRMDRHVENAVKVAKHLASSDDVSKIFYPGLKSDPGFEINSKQAKNGGAMLSFELKEGHDLNRFFESLELISLAESLGGVESLACHPSTMTHASIPEEIRKAVGITDGLIRLSIGIEDADDIIRDLDNAIKESRL, encoded by the coding sequence ATGAATACTACAATAGCAAGCGGGAAATACTCGCTAGAAACGACACTGATCCATGGCGGTAATCAGATTGATGAACGCACGGGTGCAGTCAATGTGCCGATCTATCAGACTTCGACATTCAGACAGGACGGGCTTGGGAAGAACAGGGGATTCGAATACTCACGTACGGGCAATCCTACAAGGAAGGTATTGGAAGATCTAATAGCCGAACTTGAAGGCGGTGTCGCGGGATTTGCCTTCGCATCCGGAATGGCTGCCATTACTACAGTATTATCTCTTTATAAGTCGGGGGACAGGATACTCATCTCACGCAACGTCTACGGAGGAACATTCCGTGTCCTTGATAAGGTCTTCAAGAACTTTGGAATTAATTATACTATATTAGAATCTGAAGACCCTGATGATCTCAGAAAGGCGATCACGCCTGATGTGAAGGCATTGCTGTTAGAGAGCCCGGCCAACCCGCTCATGTCAATCACCGACATCAGGGCATTCTCCGCGGTGGCCCATGAATTGGGAGTGAAAGTGATCGTGGACAACACATTCATGACCCCGTATCTCCAGCGCCCGATAGAACTCGGTGCGGACATCGTCGTACATAGCGGAACGAAGTATCTGGGAGGTCACAGCGACCTCGTCGCAGGACTCGCTGTGGTGAACGACCAGGAGACTGCTGAAAGATTAGCTTTCCTCCAGAATGCCACAGGAGGCGTGCTGCAGCCCTTTGATTCATTCCTCCTGATCCGTGGAATCAAAACGCTTTCGGTCAGGATGGACAGACATGTGGAGAACGCGGTGAAAGTAGCCAAACATCTGGCCTCCAGCGATGATGTGTCCAAGATATTCTATCCGGGACTGAAATCCGATCCAGGATTCGAGATAAACTCCAAACAGGCAAAGAACGGAGGTGCAATGCTCTCCTTCGAGCTGAAGGAAGGACATGACCTCAACAGATTCTTCGAATCACTGGAGCTGATCTCACTCGCAGAGAGTCTCGGGGGCGTTGAATCCTTAGCATGCCATCCTTCGACCATGACTCATGCCTCCATTCCGGAGGAGATCAGGAAGGCCGTAGGTATCACAGATGGGCTGATCCGTCTCTCGATCGGTATTGAAGATGCCGATGACATCATCCGCGACCTTGATAATGCAATCAAGGAGTCCAGATTATGA